ACGGTGCTGAGGCTGCCAGTGAGTATGATATGGACATCTATCCACCAGAAATCAAGCTGAGATCATCCACACATTTCATATCATCCCCAAGTAGTTCTCAGATGGTAACAAAATGGTCACCACAATACTCAGCAGTGGTTAAAATGAACCTAAAACTGGAGGGAGAGCTCCTCAGTTTTGGTTGTTGTATGTTGTACATTGAGATCATTTAGTGAAAAGAAATTGCATCATCATGCGTGATGGGACATGGCCCGGCGACAAGGGAATACGTGAATCTGAGAGAAGTCTAGGTTCCCAAAGAGCCAAACAGAAGTGCATATATGTGTGAGAGATAGGGCATGgacctgtggccaatgggagctgcgggagcggtgcctgcaggcaaaagcagtgtgcagagccaccggGCGTacttctgcctaggagctggacctgctggctgtttctgaggCATGCATAGCACGGAGTCAAGAcagacaggaagcctgccttgccccccccccactgcgccggtgaccaggagccacctgaggtaagcccacaccccagccctgagcccccacaaaaCCTGGGGTACAATTTTAAAGGAAGGGTTgaagactagagctggttggaaattttccatctaaaatgaaaatggctttttgactaAATAGAAATGTATTGCTACAACAgctgctttcttttttaaaacacgggttttatgaaaaaaaattaaatgtatgtTTTGCTGTTTTGGGCAACCAAAAGCTTGGTGAAAATGAATAAAATTTCACTTTCATCAATTTTTCACAGGATAAAAATCATTTCCTGtccaactccattgaaatcatttaaaaatgtgtcattttgtgtCTAAATCATACCTTAAATCAGCCTTACAACTTGTACAACTGCCGTGGTGAATAATTTTTGACAGGCAAAGTATCCTTAGGTTTTTCACTATCATAGTAACAAGTAGATTTTGTACCCGGTTTGGCAAATTTCCATGACAATCCTGAAAGGCTGAATTAAATGCAACTTTACAGTATGATTTATGTGATTGATCACACTTTCCCCTAGAATACAGCTAGTCCAGGTACCAATAATCTGCTCTCAGAGGCAGACAGAAGTGGTAGATAGAGCAGAAAGTTTTAAAATCACTTACTGTTCTTGCAAAAAGTTGCAAAAAGCTTGAGGCAATTAGTTCTAAACAAGTCTTCTAGGTATGGAGAAAGCTTGGTAAACGTGAGGCAGGTTTTAAATTATAAAGCATATCAGATGGACTAGAatataaaacatacagaaataaTTGAGCTTTCATTTGGATTTTCAGGCTAGTACAAAGCACATACCTAGCTTAATTCTCCTCAGTTTGAACTCATTGGCAAACTTTTCCAGTTCCCTGATTTCAGGGGAATCCATGTCTATTGGCTCTTCAACAGACTTGGTTTTTCTGCGGAATTCCTGCTTGAAGTCAGTGGCTGTGGGATCATCTCCAAGGATAGACTGGTGCATGGGAGTGAAGCCATGCCCCAGAGCACAGGAACTGGCACTGAGAGCATGTTCAGGAAATTTATAAAGGCAAGGGGTCAGGCCACCTGCATGAAGGCAAAAAGCACAATTTGATATAATCATTCTCCAGCATTGCGTAATAAACCTTTGTGTCAACTATCAACTGTTAAGCTTTGTAATATTACATACTAGAGAGaggaaggattgtccagtggttaaggcatcAGCCTGGCACTTAGGAGACCAGGGCTCAATTCCCTGAACTGTCATACTTTGCCTCATTTCCTTATCTGTGAAATGTGAATAATAGTACTATATGCTATGAAGTGTTCAAATACTATGAGAATGAGGGCCAtacaagtaccttagatagacTTATATTGGGACaggtcctcaactggtgtaaatttgcATTGctttcattgaagtaaatggacctatgtcagtttacactagctgaggatctggcccatagtctttgtttgttttctggtACCAACAATACTACTTTATAAACTACATGTGATATGCAGATTCGGTACTATATACAAccaatttcaatggaaatttccTTGAGTAAAGAGTACAGGATGAAGCCCAAAGAATGATAAGATCGTCACATTATAATTTTAGAGAGGAAAGTAATTGCACAAGTATGAACTACTTTATGCTAAATTTTATTCACTATTGGACGATACAGCACCATTTAATCAAGAGCAGGTGCCCTTTGTGCTGGGCACTGAACAAACAGAGAGACTCCCTGAGCTGAACAGACAAAATTTGATATCTTCCATTGTTGCTTGCATTGTTGTTGTAGCAGTGTCTGTCTCAgaattttagagagacaaggtaggtgaggtataTCTTTTATTGAGCAACAAAAGTCAGTCCGATAAAAGAtatcgcccaccttgtctctctgaagtgacaaggcagacaaagcatgggagggagaaaagaaaaattctTACCCCCATTTTAGAGCTGGGGAATCAAGAGAGTAATTGACTTGCCCAGTCATGCAGTCTGTAGCCTAGTCTGGAAGTGAACCCACATCTCCAGCCCAGCATctaaaccacaagaccatccttcctttctcttccttctcttttgTTCTTCTTGTCTTGTTCACTGCTTAGATACATCCTCCAGAGGGCTGGGAATACAATGGAGGTTCTAACCCTATTGATATATAAAGTCACGTGCAGTATGACTGTgaaaaaggagagggagctgTTAAATGTCAGAAAGGCAAAAGTCTAAACAAGAGAAGGCCTTGCCTTGCAGAGTGCTGACTCCATTCACCACGTTGGGATGGGGCATGCTGCAGGTCTGTAAAATGCGACTCTGGGAGAGACTTGCTGATAACATCTCTGGGGTTGCAGGCTTGATGCCTAAAAGGAAGTGGGAAAAAAGGAGAGACTGCAGTAACATGGAATTCTTTTGGTGTAGAAATAGGTTGATATTTCTGAATGGAAATCCTCCTCATCTAATGATTCTTCTTCTGTAGACTTCCCATAGAGATCTAAACAAGAATTTCTGTACCAGAGACACAAGAAGAGACACAGAAGCAGGAGCATTTGGCCATGTGAAGAACGAGTCTTACTTGCTGTCCCAGAAAAGTCTGCATGAGGAAACATTCACCTGTGCTGattcatttttacattttccctccttctcaatggaaataAAATGCTGTGTTTGATTTTGGATTAGTTTTGAGCCATAGTTATTTCCTGGCAAGTCTCTTCCCCTGGCATTACTACATTATTTTCCTGGTTGACACTTGACTTGAACACCTTTATATTGAAcaatttctcttctctcttcaGTGTGGTATCTAGAGAAACTGCATTGGGTGCTAAGACATCTTTACAAGTTATGTCATAAAGTCTATGGATCCTCTGTGTGAAAACAGTTCATATTGCTCCATGAGATTTGGAAAAGCATAAACTGAATTAAGTGATTTCTCTTTGGCCTTCACATACATTTCCTTTCACTCTGAAGGACTGAGATTCCTACATGTCAGCTACAGTATTTCTGTGAAAAGAAACCACCCCTGATGTGTTTACTCTGGTTGAAAGCAAGTTGTTATTACTCAACATAAGTTCCTATTTCAAAGCTTGCCAGGCTATTATTAATCATAATGCCTGCAACAGTCTCTGCAAGACTAATGCTTCTTATACCTACTAAACCATGTCAGGCCCCGGATATTTCCCTTGATGTTTTATAACAAGGTATAGTGGTGTCCCAGATATACTAGCCACACTATCACATAACAGTGTGATTTTAATTGTGAGTATAAGGAACAATCCTGATCACCCATAGCTACCAGCTGTTAAGGTGTGACCTCACACTTTTTGTTTGTATCAGGAGTGACTGGGAGGGAAGAACaacatgggggaggagggaatccaGAAAATGcacttttcattttttcttccctACCTGCTCCAAGTCAGCTTCAGGGAAAGGAGTGGGGACTCTGGATTGAGAAACAGAATGTTCACCAGCCAAAATCTGAGTCACAATTAATGGAATGTTTGATACCTTGTCACAAGTTTTATGAGTACCAAAAATGGCActccatttatttttgtttctttaattgaTCTCGCCCTGGGTGGATTATTCTGAAGCAGCTACGTCCGGTGCTGAATTTACCTCCCTGAATTCAATACAAATTCCATAATcagttataatttttattatttgtactgcatagGGCCCCTGAGGCCCCAAGTAAGATTGGGGCCCCAGTGCACTGGGGCCATATACAGAAATGGCAGAaagagccccaaagagcttccaatctaagtgcACAAGACAGACAATGTgtgagagaaaggaagcattatccCAGTGTCACAGACAAGGAAGTGAGGCAGAGAAAGTAAGTGATTTGCTCAGGATCCCCAGATAGAGGCTGAGAGAGAGCATGAAactgaacccagttctcctgagtcccagtccagtgccttaaccatgaggCCATCCTACCTCTCATTAACCTCCATTCCCTCAACCCCTCTGAAGGAAAATCCCCTCAAACAATCATGCCAATAACTAACCTGTTAGAGTGAATATCTCTTACCTGCCATCACCCCATAGGTAGACTGTTGGTTTCCATAATGACAGGAAGGGACTGAATAATGAAGACCTGTAGATGCGTTTCCCAAAGTTGCCATGGAGAAGTGCACGTGGGAACATTTAGGAGTATGGACCAAAGACAAAACAGACGGGACTGGTAAGAAAATGTATGAGGATTCAAGATACATCCTTTCAGTCCAGAGGTAGAGAATATCTTTGTACTTTGTTTCTGCCTGCATGCTAACCATTCTATGCTGCTTTTTAACTCATAAGGTAATTCTGTAGGAAACAGCCTATAGTAGGTGCTCATGCCTCATCAGAAAACTGGCTAGCTCGCTTTTAGCCAAGAGCAATGATTTATCTTGCCCGGTTTTTAAATTTATTATCTCAAGTGTAATAATTTAGGTATCCTGACAAGCTCTCCTCTTTACATGTGTATGAAGATCAGGCCCCCAATACTGTTCCATCTATTTTTACTTTAATCTTTTCTAAGTTCTTGAAAAGTCCATCAGCCCCTAAAATGAAAACCCTAAAAGAAGCATATATAACCAAGAGGACAATTTTCTATGTAGAGTAAAGCCTACATTTGTGCATGCAGTGATTTGGGGCACTCACCtggagacaccttaaaagggtctgattttcagaagtgctgagcacccaccctctgaaaaccagggccCTTTAAGGTGTCTTCAGATGGTCCTTCAAAAGTAGAGACATTCAaaactttgaaaatttaggcAACATTTTGCAATAGCAGTAGCAATAGACCCACATGCACTTTGTCTCCATAGTTTGCACAGGTGTCTGGCAGGCAGTGGGATGGCTGGCAGAAGTTTGAAGAAGAGAACAAGGAAATAGATTCCATTGTTTGCTTGGCTACACTATTATGTATCAGGCATCTCCGGAAACCAGGTAAGGGTTTAAGAAGCAGCATGACCCACAATAATAAAATTATTAGCTGTGTAGGGCAGCATTTTAAACTGACAAAATATTCTGTAAAGTTTTCTGTATCCTCAAATGTTGAGCTATTGCTGGTCAattctgtaaataaaaatattaataattttggCTGACTCTAATGAAGAGATTGAAGGTTCATATCTCTGCTCTGTAATGTCTAGCATCAGTATCCCCCAAATCTATTATGCATTTCTGTATGCATGCAAAGCAGGAAGTCTGGTTTTTGAAGATGTTGTATATTAAAGATGCGTGGAGATGTGCTAAATCCCACAGAATGAGAATATATTGTCTCCCTCTAATGGCTGATCCATGAAAGAAGTTTATGAGTCTGTTGTTGCTTCCAAATAATGGATTTAGCCCTCTCCCTCAAACAATAAAGAGGTCATGCTTTTGACCCTTTCAGAAATTCACCTTGCTTCCAAGTGACCCCAACAACACGGAATCCCACATCAGGGCTCGTTCAGGAACTCAGGACAACTCAAACTGGGTATTCCTAACTGTAATTTCAATATTGGCAATTCAGTGGGATGGCAATTCAGTGGGCTAAGTTAACTGAGTTTGTGGGAGTTGTTCATGTCTTCTTGGACCTGTGTCCACATCACAGAAAACCTAGTCACAAATAGGCTCCTGTGTTGGCAGCCgcagcagagagaccaaggaaAGATAGACATGAGAACTGCACGACTTGGTTACTATTCATGGCTAATCCTTCTACATCAAAGCTGAAGCATGTTGTTAGAACAGTCTGGAGAAATTTGCATTTCTTTCACCCTTGCTCTGGGACTAAAAGGAAAAACAGATACAAACAAGTGGATATTTTTAAAGTACTGGATTGTATATGAATTGTCGCTAAGACTACAGAACTATGTTGGTGTCTTTGATTCTTTTGAGCTGTATAAATGCACAGAAGGATTTCTGCAGTATGGCAAAACTGTTAACGTAATGATCTATAGGGGACCTTAGATAGGTATTGCTTATTCTCCTTTCCGTATTATACTGGTAAAGCACATTCATACCAGCAtacctgcatccacactagggacTGTACTGCTTTAAACTACACAGTATAGATAAAGCTGTACAACATTTGTGCTTAGACAAAAAGTCTTAGTTAAAGACTTATTTTGAATTACTTGTTTACTGTTGAATTTTGCCAATCTGCAATTTGCTAATCCACACATCCCATGATTTTCAGACATAAAAGACTGACATTTCCAACTTCCTGGCAATATTTTAATAGCAGATGCAGGAGTGAAGTCTTACATTGctaagatatttttttaaataaaatctactCCAGAACATATCTTTAATAATATATATAGCACACAGATAACATGTACTTGTCTAAAGTTTATGATGAGGTAtctttgcttttgtgtgtgtgtgttcacttacTTGCCAGTTAGCAAAATTAATTCATATGCAACGGCGCTACAAGGCCCAGACGCATTGTGAGggattttgtcattttaaaaaaagaattaaataatgaTTGTGTAAAAATCCTTATACATTTCTTTCTTTGCACAAGTTCTTTACACTGACTCACCATAGCACTGTGTATTACAGTTCTTGTCATCTGTATTAAAAACTTAGAACCTTTCccctaatacaaataaatgttCTCTCTATTACTGCTTTCTttgtgttgtagctgtgttgggtccaggatattagagaaaccagctgggtgaggtaatatcttttattggaccaacctgtgttggtgaaagagacaagctttcaagttacaaAGAGTTCTTCTTCATTTccccctttcccagacctgaagagctctgtgtagctcaaaagcttgtctttttcaccaaaagaagttggtccgcTAAAAGAGATTTCCTCAcccactttttctttcttctagGACTGTACACTGGCATTCTTGGGtaataatacaataaaatagaATGTGATTCTGCATTTCTTAttaggcaaaatttccattgacttcagtgggatttgtgcttTATGAAGGACTGAAGAACTGGGCCTATGATTATTAAACACCACAGCATAGACTTAGTAAAAGGATGTGGTGATATTTTCAGCCAACATGTGTTCATTTAATTCTTTACTTTGGAGCATGTGGGAAATGAAACAATTCAGAAAGTGCTACTATAAAATGGATATAGAAATTTGTCCTCTTTTCCCTAATTTAAGTTCTCTTATGTTTTTCTAACAAGCACTATGAAACATTTTGAACCCCCTATTTAATACATGCAATCATATTGTCATCAATACTCTCAATTTTCTGTGTAGTGTACTGTACTTAAGTGGTTCATTTTCCTTCCAACTGAAAGATGTTACTTCCAGTATGCTTAACAAGAGAT
The nucleotide sequence above comes from Caretta caretta isolate rCarCar2 chromosome 1, rCarCar1.hap1, whole genome shotgun sequence. Encoded proteins:
- the POU1F1 gene encoding pituitary-specific positive transcription factor 1 isoform X2, producing MATLGNASTGLHYSVPSCHYGNQQSTYGVMAGIKPATPEMLSASLSQSRILQTCSMPHPNVVNGVSTLQGGLTPCLYKFPEHALSASSCALGHGFTPMHQSILGDDPTATDFKQEFRRKTKSVEEPIDMDSPEIRELEKFANEFKLRRIKLGYTQTNVGEALAAVHGSEFSQTTICRFENLQLSFKNACKLKLILSKWLEEAEQIGALYNEKVGVNERKRKRRTTISISAKEALERNFGEQSKPSSQEIMRMAEGLNLEKEVVRVWFCNRRQREKRVKTSLHQNTFSSIMKEHHECR